A genomic region of Exiguobacterium sp. Helios contains the following coding sequences:
- the gmk gene encoding guanylate kinase encodes MFKERGLLLVLSGPSGVGKGTVCRALREDEDNNLHYSVSCTTRKPREGEVDGVHYFFKTREEFESMIANNQLLEHAEFVGNYYGTPVDWVNKILDEGKDVILEIEVQGAMQVKEHFPEAVFLFLAPPSLQELRNRLVGRGTESEEVIKQRLLVAKEEIEMMDAYDYVVTNDEIHKACDRIQAIVTAEHCSRERVASLYKKAMEVK; translated from the coding sequence ATTTTTAAAGAGCGTGGCTTATTACTCGTATTGTCTGGTCCGAGTGGTGTCGGTAAAGGAACAGTTTGCCGTGCTTTACGCGAAGACGAAGACAACAATTTGCACTATTCGGTGTCATGTACGACACGCAAACCGCGTGAGGGAGAAGTGGATGGTGTCCATTATTTCTTCAAGACACGTGAAGAATTCGAAAGTATGATTGCCAATAATCAATTGCTCGAGCATGCGGAATTCGTCGGCAATTACTATGGTACACCCGTCGATTGGGTCAACAAAATCTTGGATGAAGGAAAAGACGTCATCTTAGAAATTGAAGTGCAGGGTGCGATGCAGGTTAAGGAACATTTTCCGGAAGCTGTTTTTCTGTTTTTGGCTCCGCCAAGTCTACAGGAACTTCGTAACCGACTTGTTGGACGTGGAACGGAATCAGAGGAAGTCATCAAACAACGTCTTCTTGTCGCGAAAGAAGAGATTGAGATGATGGATGCTTATGATTATGTCGTCACGAATGATGAGATCCACAAAGCATGTGACAGAATTCAAGCAATCGTCACTGCAGAACATTGTAGCCGGGAACGCGTTGCGTCCTTGTATAAAAAAGCCATGGAGGTCAAATAA